One region of Glycine max cultivar Williams 82 chromosome 9, Glycine_max_v4.0, whole genome shotgun sequence genomic DNA includes:
- the LOC112997895 gene encoding serine/threonine-protein phosphatase 7 long form homolog, with translation MPGRSLDSCGSRISSSPTGLHSCWIYEHFPSIAESTADQDYDEASLRACRWIAMKKTVKSIHTPSYRERLDRLRILDVYWIPYGEHREVRDFHVRSCYSGLLRWGPVAVYYRPERVVRQFGYTHTIPAPPVDSWVSYDDIHDRWMHYEDHIVPAGEVCVVPGACSSDYIDWFFRISHPFMTPGHTLDPLPHGHAPQLRVVPQAPQTDIPRVPEPGASSTSAEEPIHAVEVCDDIAERLERHLSLGVVTPGSSTHEVIEECLRLARSVTQDHLVYVRCRRMRHTDQA, from the exons ATGCCAGGCAGGTCATTGGACAGCTGCGGCTCGCGCATATCTTCTTCACCTACTGGGTTGCACtct TGTTGGATTTACGAGCACTTTCCCTCGATCGCGGAGTCCACCGCTGATCAGGACTATGACGAGGCTTCTTTGCGTGCGTGCAGGTGGATTGCGATGAAGAAGACCGTGAAGAGCATTCACACACCGTCGTACAGGGAGCGCCTGGATCGACTCCGGATTCTGGATGTCTATTGGATCCCTTATGGGGAGCATCGGGAGGTTCGGGACTTCCACGTTAGATCATGCTATTCCGGTCTCTTGCGCTGGGGGCCTGTTGCTGTTTATTACCGACCGGAGAGGGTCGTGCGGCAGTTTGGCTACACGCATACCATTCCTGCTCCTCCTGTCGATTCATGGGTCTCATATGATGATATACAcgacaggtggatgcactacGAGGATCATATCGTACCTGCAGGTGAGGTGTGCGTTGTGCCAGGGGCGTGTTCCAGTGACTACATCGACTGGTTCTTTCGCATCTCTcatcctttcatgacaccaGGCCACACATTAGATCCTCTGCCTCATGGTCACGCCCCGCAGCTCCGAGTCGTCCCTCAGGCCCCGCAGACGGATATCCCTCGCGTGCCGGAGCCAGGAGCATCGTCGACATCTGCAGAGGAGCCCAtacatgcagtg GAAGTTTGTGATGACATTGCTGAGAGGTTGGAGCGTCATCTGAGTCTAGGGGTGGTCACACCTGGCTCATCGACACATGAGGTGATCGAAGAATGCCTCAGA